A region of the bacterium genome:
AGGACAGCGAACGCGCGCCCTACGGCTGGGCCACCATCTTCAGTCTGGGCGAACGGATCGCATTGAATCAGTGGTCCGCGAAGTCCGGAATGACCGTTGGAAAGGCCGCAGTGATTGGAGTGGGAGGGGATTTCGGTCTGGGCATGAGTGCGATTCTGGTTTCCGGTCACGAGTTGTGGAACCGTGAGCACCAAAGCGTGGCGGGGATTTCGATTCTGGGCGGTTCGTTGATTGGGATGATTGCCGGAACACAGATGGCGGATCAGGGGAGTTATACACGGGGAGACGCGTATGTGCTGCGCGGTATCGGAATCCTCGGTGCGGCATTGCCGGCGGCTCTCGCGGACGTAGGAGAACAAAGCGGCAAGACGGCCGCGAACTTGGCGACGCTGGGCACAGTCATGGGGTTGGGTCTCGGGCACGGCCTGTTGCGCAACAAGGATTTCTCGAGTTCGCAAGGTTTGACAATTTTGCTGGCCGAGTTTGGCGGCGCTGCTTTGGGAACTGCGGTGGTAATCGCTGCCAAGCCGGACGATTCAGGTCCCTATTCGATGGCCGCCGCAGTCGGCGGGACTCTGGGATTCATGCTCGGATATGCGAACGCCAGCCGCTCAGGCCGCACGATTCGCCGGACGTCGGATTTGGAAATCCATTTCAATCCTCTGCCGCTGATGACCGAACTGCCGCGAGGCTCGAATGCGGAAACGGAACATCGCGCAGGGCAAGCGCTGTCGCTCACCTATAGGTTCTAAGTATGAATGAACTTGCTTCGCATCTGAAACAGATTCAGAAGGCCTTTGAGGGCGACGCCTGGCACGGGCCGTCACTCATGGAGGCGCTGGACGGTGTGGACGCGCATATTGCCAAACGACATTGGATTGACGGAGTGCATACGATTTGGGAGCTGGCGTTGCATACGGTAGCGTGGAAGCGCGCAGTGACCAAGTGGATAGAGGGAGACGATTCGATTCGCGTAGCGGACGACGAGAACTTTCCTCATCCTGAACAGGGCGACACGGCCGAGTGGCAGCACGTGCTGAACCAACTTCGAGTGGCCCAAGCCGAGCTTCTGACGACCGTTTCGCATTTCACGAACGAGAAGCTCTATCAGAATCCGCCGGGCCGCGAGACCGTTTATTCGGATTATATTTTTGGCATCGTTCACCACGATCTCTATCATGCCGGCCAGATTATGCTGATCAAGCGCGCGGCGGAGAAAGAGATTCAGCGGAGCGGAATGAAGTAGACGCGGTTTTAATATGCCGAATGAAGAATATCTCACAACTGCCGAAGCGGCCAAGCTCTTGAAAGTGAGCCGCGGCACGGTGTGTCTGCTGGCTCGCGAGGGGCGGCTGCCGGCCTTGCGGGTGGGCAAGCAGTGGCGGATTCCACATGAGGCACCGGAACTCTGGATGTATCGGCAGAAGCAGGCGGCCGTGCGAAATGCCAAAACGACCACACAACGGTCTGCGGCGCGGGCCAAGCGCTCCGGATTTGATGATTTATTGAAGTTGGCCGCGCCAATCAAACTGCGCAACAGACCTTGACGTGCTGAAGTGCATTGACACAAGCATTCTGCTGGCGGCCACGGATACGACACATCCGCTGCACGCTCGCGCGGCAAAGTATTTGAAGAACTGCGCGGGGGACCCGTGGGTGACGTGCGTGTGCTATGAGAGTCTGCTCCGCTGGTGTGACGTGATTACTTCAAGCGAGCACTGCGCGGCGCCGCTCAAGCCACTGGTTGTGCAAGGTGCGCTCGACGCAATGTTAAAGCGCAGAGAGCCATTGGTGTTGTACGGCGACGAGCAAATCTTGAGACGGGCGCTGAAGCTGTCCGACCGGCACGCTGCGCTGAAAGACCACCTTCACGAAGCACACGTTGCGGCGACGGCGATGGCGCATGGCGTGAACACGATTGTGACTGCGGACAGCGCGCCCTACATTTCGATTCGCGATTTGACGGTCGAAAATCCGTTTGAAACTTTGTTTGCCTGAAGCTCGTGGCAAACTGGTTTGAGGTTTCGAATTTCGGGTTTCAGGAATTCTCCGCAGGGGGTGTGCGGACCTTTGCCGTGGTGGAAGGACAGCAGAGCGCGTTTCCCATAGTGCTCTTGCACGGCACGCCGGCCGCAAGTTTCATCTGGTCTACCACAATTGCGGCAATCGGCCGCTCGCGCCGATGTATTGCACTCGATTTGCCCGGGTGGGGCCGCTCGCTTGAGCGGAACGGTCGGCCGCAACTGGTTTTGTCGCGCGAAAGTTTGCGCAAATGGCTGAGTGATGTCGTGCAGGCACAGCAGATTCAGGAGTTCGACCTGCTGGGCATTGGCGATGGAGCACTGCTTGCATTGGAATATCTACAGGCGGAACCACAGCGGATTCGCAGACTTGGACTGATCAATACTCCTCTCAAGGCAGGTGCGAATCGCCGACTGATATGGCCGTGGCAAAAACCCGGCTGGCGGGCCGCGCGTCTGCAAAGCTGGATTGAACGCGACTCCGGACTGCCGGAAAAGACGAGACAGGCGATTGAGCCGCAGTTTCGGGAATTGTTGTCCGGCGGGTGGCATGCCGAACGCTCACCGGAGTTTCCCGTGCAGGAATTCCGCTCCGGATTTGCGGGATACAAGCGGTGCCTTCGCGAGTTTAAGGGAGAGACCCTGCTGGCATGGGGTGCAAACTATTGTTCTTACGACGAAGGGCAGGCTGCCGACTTCGCGCAGGGCAGAGAGGCTATCCTTTGGCAAGAAGCGGGCAACTTCCCGATGTGGGAACAGCCCGAGGCATATTTAGCCGAGATTGTCGAGTTTTTCAGAGCATGATTTTTCTTCATATAGACTACAATGCGCTGACCCAGCGCTGCACGGGTTCGACGGATCCTCCTTCGGGCATGGACAATTGTTGTTTTCGCCCATGAACTACTAATCGTAACCGGAGGATACCATGTCTCACATCACACCGCAAAATGTCCACGAGACGCTGTCGAAGTATATGCTTGCCGACGGCTTTGATCTCGTATTTGATCTTGAAAAGTCTCATGGCAGCTATTTCTACGATTCGCGTCACAACCGCAAGTTTCTCGACCTGTTCAGCTTTTTCGCGTCCAGTCCGGTCGGCTTCAATCATCCGAGGCTAACGTCGCCGCAGATGATCGAGAAGCTCGGCAAGCTTGCCGTGAACAACATCACGAATTCGGACCTTTACACGGTTGAGATGGCCGAGTTTGTGGATACGTTCTTCAAGATTGCGATTCCGCCGCAGTTCAAGCACTCGTTTTTCGTGGCGGGCGGAGCGCTCGGCATCGAGAACGCGCTGAAGGCTGCGATGGACTGGAAGGTGCGAAAGAATTTCGCGAAAGGCTACCGCCGCGAAATCGGCAATCAGGTAATGCACTTCGAGGAGTGTTTCCACGGCCGCACGGGTTACACGATTTCGATGACCAACACGGCCGACCCGAACAAGTATAAGTACTTTGCGAAGTTGGATTGGCCGCGCGTGCTGAACCCGAAACTGCGTTTCCCGCTGACGGAAGGTCATCTGGAAGAAGTTGAGCGGAAGGAGAGGATTGCGATTGCGCAAATCAAGCAGCACTTCCACGAACGCAGGGACGAAATCTGCGCGATCATCCTTGAACCGATTCAGGGCGAGGGCGGCGACAATCACTTCCGTCCCGAGTTTTTGAAGAAACTGCGGATGCTGGCCAACGAGAACGACGCGATGCTCATCTACGACGAAGTGCAGACGGGCGTCGGCCTGACCGGCAAGATGTGGGCATGGCAGCATTTCGACGCCGAGCCGGATATGTTCTGCTTCGGCAAAAAGAGTCAGGTCTGCGGCTTCATCGCGGGTCCTCGCATTGACGAAGTGGAAGACAACGTGTTCAATGTGTCATCCAGAATCAACTCGACGTGGGGCGGCAATCTGATAGACATGTACCGCTTCAAGACGTATCTCGAAATCATACACGACGAGAATCTGGTCGCGCATGCGGCCAAGACCGGCGAGTCGGCGCTGTTCATGCTCCAGCAGCTCAGTGACGACTATCCGACGATGATTTCCAATGTGCGCGGGCGCGGCTTAATGTGCGCATTCGACCTGCCGAATCCATCGTTGCGCAACCGGATGGTGGACGCGCTCTACGAGCACGGCGTGTGCATGCTGCCTTCGGGCACGCATTCCATCCGCTTCCGTCCGCCGCTGAACATTTCGGAATCGGAAGTCGCGGAAGGCGTCGATGTCATCCGCAAGTGCGCGGGCGAGATTCTCGAACAGGTGCAGCTGCAGCCGGCCTAAGTATAAGCGTTGTCACACGAAACTGACCGGTGCAAATCTTCAGGCCGGGGGCCCTCGCAGGAGGGCTCCGGCCTTGTCTTTTTACAGGCATGACCGAAGAGCAGGCAGCACAATTCCCCACTGGGTCGTTGGCGGTCGTGGCCACGCCGATCGGGAATCTTGGCGACCTGTCGTTTCGCGCAGTGGAAACGCTGAAGCGCGCGGACCTGTTGCTGTGCGAGGACACGCGGCACTCCAAGCGGCTGCTGGACCGCTATCAGATTCAAGTTCCCACAACCAGCTACGGTGCGCACAACCTGAAATCCAAACTCGCGTGGGTCTTGGAGCAGTTGGGGCAAACCAAGCGTGTCGCTCTGATCAGCGATGCCGGAACTCCCGGAATTTCCGACCCGGGAACGATGCTTGTGAGTGCGGTGCTTGCGGCAGGTTACGAAGTTTTCACCGTGCCCGGTCCGGCGGCTTTGATTCCGGCGCTCGTGCTGTCCGGCATGCGAACGGACAGATTTGTCTTTGAAGGATTCCTGCCGCACAAGAAGGGCCGCCAAACCAGACTGAAGCTCTTGGCTTCCGAACCGCGGACGATTGTGCTCTACGAGAGCGTCCACCGGATTCAGAAGACACTCGCGGAACTGCAGGAGTATCTCGGCAACCGAAGAGTAGCCGTCTGCCGCGAGCTGACCAAACTGCATGAAGAGATTGTGCGCGGCAGTTTGAGTGATGCGATTGCGCACTTCGAAAAGCATGAACCGCGCGGCGAGTTTGTGGTGGTGGTCGCGGGGACGGATGACTCAAGCCCCGACGTTGACGACTGACGCCGCCGAACAAGGCGCGTCACCTTTCAAACACTTTCTTACTTCTTACTTTTAGCACCTCTCTTGTATCCTGAACTTTTCAAAATTGGTCCGTTCGTGCTGCACAGCTACGGCTTGATGCTGGCGCTGGCGTTCGGATTCGGCATCTGGATTGCCTCGAAACGCGCACCGCAGCGCGGCATTTCGGGCTCTACGGTAATGGATGTGTCGGTGGCGTCGCTGCTCTTTGGTTTGGCGGGCGGCCGGATTGCTTATGTGATTACGCATTGGGAAGAGTTTGAAGACCGCTGGATTGATATTGTCTCGCCCATCCAGAGCGATGGAACCATCGGAATTGCGGGATTGGTGCTTTTGGGTGGAGTGGTGGCGGGTTTCGGCGGCGCCTATTGGATGACTCGACGGCGCGGCGCGCGCTTTCTGACTTTGACGGATATCATGATTCCGTCGCTCGCTCTGGGCATAGCTTTCGGCAGAATCGGCTGTTTCCTGAACGGCTGCTGCTTCGGCACGGAATGTCATGCGCCGTGGGGAGTGGAGTTTCCCACATCAAGTCTGGCGGGGTCTGTCTTTCCGCACATGAGCATCCATCCGACGCAACTCTACGAAGCACTCGCGATGCTTGCTCTTTTTGGATTTCTGTTGTGGCGGGATCGAGTTCCTCTGCGCGAAGGCGTGCTGACCGGATGGTTTCTCGCACTCTACGGCCTATGGCGCTACTATGTTGAAGGCCTGCGCTGGTACGAATCGGGCATGGTGTTCGGACAGTTGGGAGCACACCGCATCACCTTTTCACGGATTATCTCGGTGCTCATGGTCGTTGCCGGAATCTACTTGATACGTCGCAAATCCGCGGAGGCAAAGACTCCACGTGCTGATTAGTTTCGAAGGGATTGACGGGTCAGGCAAGTCGACGCAGCTGACACTGACAGAAGCATGGCTGACAGGGCTGGGTTACGATGTTTTGCTGACCCGTGAGCCGGGTGGCACGGACGCAGGTGAAGCGATTCGGAAGCTGTTGCTTGACCCCGGCAGCCATCTGACGGCACGGGCAGAGTTCTTGCTCTATTCGGCATCTCGGGCGCAACTTGTGGAACAGGTGCTCCTGCCGCATTTGAGAACCCCGCGCGCCGTAGCATTGGTGGACAGATATGCCGATTCCTCTACGGCTTATCAGGGTGCGGGCCGGAAGTTGGGGGTCGAACCGGTGGAGGCGGTCAATGAGTTCGCCACCGGGAACCTCTTGCCGGATCTGACACTCTACTTAGATGTGGACTATGAAACGTCTATCGCCCGCCGCGCTACTGCCGGCGGCGCACCGGATCGTCTGGAGCAGAATCCGCGCGAGTTTTTTGAAGCCGTGCGCGCAGGCTATCTCGATCTCTGCTCCCGTCATCCCGATCGAGTGGTGCGCATTGACGCGCGCCGTGGGGAAGAAGAAGTGTTTTCTCAGGTCCGGGCGGCCATCAGCGCCCGGTTGCCCAATTAGGCCATTAACCAGATAGTATTATGAAGAGACGTTTGATCCTGCTGCTGATTTCGCTGCTGCCGCTCGCGGCGGTTGCCGAAGTGCGCCCCATGTCAGCGGATGAATTGTACGCGAGAATTCACCATAACATGGGGCTGTTCGGGGACATTTTCCGCGAGATCAGCATTCGCTACGTTGATCAGGTGGATCCCAATGAATTCATGCGTGCAGGCATCGAGGGAATGCTTCGGACGCTGGATCCGTATACGGTCTATATTCCCGAAGAAGACACCGATGATCTCGACGTCATAACCTACGGCAAGTATGGTGGCGTTGGCCTCGAAATTGGCGTGCGCGGTGAAGACAAGGTCTTGACGGTCATCAGCGCGATGGAGGATTCACCTGCTCAGCGCGTCGGCATCCGCAGCGGAGACCGCGTGATTGCGGTGGACGGCAATTCCACAAAGGGCATGTCAACCCGCGAAGCCTCGCGTTACTTGCGCGGCGAACCGAATTCTTTGGTATCGCTGACGATTGAACGCACGGGAACTCCCGAGCCGATTGAGTTTGTGCTGACACGCCAGATCATTGACATCAAGGACGTTCCCTATAGCGGGTTCATCGAGCCGGGCATCGGATACATCAAACTTGCCCACTTCTCGACGCGCGCACAGAGCGAACTGGATGAAGCGCTTGTGGATTTGCAGAGCAAGGGCATGAAAGCCCTCGTGCTCGATCTGCGCGGCAATCCGGGCGGACTGATGAATGCGGCGGTGGGAGTTCTGCAGAAATTTTTGGACAAAGGCGAAGTGGTCGTCTCGACCAAGGGCCGCACACCGGATGCAAATCGCACTTTCAAACTGGGCAGCGATCCGGTAGCGAAGAGTGTACCATTGGCTGTGTTAGTTGACGGGGGTTCGGCGTCGGCGTCGGAAATCGTCGCCGGTGCGATTCAGGATTTGGATCGCGGTGTGCTGATCGGCGAGCCGACTTTCGGCAAGGGACTTGTGCAGTCTGTGATTTCCTTCGAAACGGGCGAAGCTTTGAAACTGACCACCGCGAAATACTTCACACCTTCGGGGCGGTTGATTCAGAAGGTGGACTACTTCGGGGAAGACGATTCAAGCTCTGTTGTTCAGCCACTCGACGAAGTGCCCGACTCAGGCTATGTGACGCGCAACGGCCGGAAGGTCGAAGGCGGAGGAGGGATTGTGCCGGATATTCTGGTGGAGACTCCTCAGCCCGGACAGCTTGGTGTCGAACTCTGGCGACAGGGCAAGTTCTTCGATTTTGTCACGGAGTATATGGCCGACTCTCCCGAACTGAGTGACGCCAGCGTTTCCGACGAAATGCTCGAGCAGTTCCGCAACTGGCTGGTCGAAAAGGGATTCTCCTACGCGGCGGACGGCGAGAAGGAACTGTTGTCATTGCGCGAGATTCTGGCAGACTTCGATCTTGCCGAGAATGCGGAAGCGGATTTTGCGCATCTCGAGTATTATCTTGAACTCGTCCGCGACCGTGACTTTGACATGGAACACGAGTTTATCCGTTCGAGTCTCTCCACGGAGCTGGCCAACTCACTTTACGGAAGCGCGGGCCGTATCGAAGCAAGTTTTGACCACGACCCGCAGATTTTGCGCGCGGTCGAAGTGCTCAAGAACAATGTCGAATACGACAAATTGCTGGCGGTTACGGACACCACAAATCAATCCCGCGAATAAGCGAGGCATGTGGAGTCGTATCTAATCCTGTTCGCCGTCGGTGTCTTTGTCGGGGTGCTGGGCGGCTATCTGGGAATCGGCGGCGCACTGGTGATCACGCCGGTGCTGCTGGCCATGAGTGCGGCCGACAAGATTCCCGAGACTGTTCGGTATCCCCTGGTTTTCAGTTCGACGCTCTTTGCTATTCTGGGGACTTCAATATCGGCGGGTTGGACTTACGCGCGAGCGGGCCGCGTCTACTGGCGCGGATTTAGAGTACTTTCGATTCTGGTTCTGCTCTTTTCATTTGCGGGGTCTTCGCTTGCGGCTCGTTCGTCGCCGGATGTTCTGCGCACGGTGTTCGGACTTTTCGCACTGTTGAGCGCAGGGATCCTCATCTCGCCGCTGAAGGGACATCCGGGCGGAGAATTTCATTTTCATGTGCTGCCGTTTGCCATATTGGGAGCCGCCACCGGATTCCTGTCCGCGTATATCGGCGTGGCGGGCGGGGTGCTGATGGTTCCGGTGCTGCTGTTCATGATTAAACTGCCGCCGGAACTTGCCGTCGGAACGAGCAGCATGGTCGGTGTCGTGACGTCGTTGGCCGGAATGCTCGGCTACGTATACAACGGCTGGAATGTCGCAGAGTTGCCCGCAGGCTCCATCGGTTATGTGTATCCTGCGTACGCGCTCCCGATTTTGCTCGGCACGCTGGTCGGCGGCCCGTTCGGCAGCAAGCTGAATCAAAGCAGCAGCGTGCGCCTGTTCCGCTGGCTATTCGCCGCCTATCTGGTCTTCATCGCGGTTCGCATGTTGTGGCCGCAGTAAATTTCCACTTCTCACTTCTTTATTCCCGTTTTCCATGCAAACCCTCGATTTGAAACTAATCGGTCGCGGCAAAGTGCGCGACATCTATGAATACGACGACCGGCATCTCGTATTCGTCACCTCGAATCGCGTGTCCGCTTTCGATGTGGTCCTTCCCACGCCCATTCCCAACAAAGGAACCGTGCTGAACAGGCTCACAACGTTTTGGATGCAGAAGTTTTCCCACCTGTGCGGAAATCACATCGCCGGGCAGGATTTCAGTGGCTTCGCACGGGAGTTTGCGGCATCACTTCCCGGAACCGCTGCGGGACAGGTGGAAGTCGTGAAGAAGGCCGAGATGCTGCCGGTGGAATGCGTGGTGCGCGGATTCATCACCGGTTCAGGTTGGAAGGACTATCAGAAGACCGGCGCAGTCTGCGGTCATAAACTGCCTGAGCAGCTTCGGCATTGTGAACAGTTCCCTGAACCGCTCTTCACACCTGCCACGAAGGCCACCAGCGGCCATGACGAGAACATCGACTTCGCGCGCATGAAAGATATTGTGGGAACGGAACTCGCCGTTAAGCTGCGTGATTTGTCTATGCAGGTGTATTCGGAGGGCCGTGACTATGCGAAACAACGCGGGATCTTGATTGCCGACACGAAGTTCGAGTTCGGTCTTATTGATGGCGAGTTGGTCCTCTGTGACGAGGTGTTGACGCCCGACAGCTCGCGCTTCTGGCCTGCGGACGAATATGAGCCGGGTCACGACCAGCGCAGCTATGACAAGCAGATTGTGCGTAATTATCTTGAGACTCTTGGCTGGGACAAGTCGCCTCCCGGACCGGAACTGCCACCCGAAATCGTGCAGCAGACGGCGCAGGCCTACGAAGAGATTGCTGCCAAGTTGATGGCGTAGTCTTCGGTCGCGGACGTCCGCATTGTCAATTCGTGGAAAAGTCAAGCGCGAGTCCCCCCTCGGACTCGCGCTTTCTATGGGAACTCCTGCTCCCCCGCAGAAGCAGGCATTTGCTGTTGTTTCCGGCAGGTCAAGAAACCTGCTCGGAGAAGTTGTCGTTACTTCGTGACCTTGATGGTGCGGCTCTTGGCCTCTTCAGCCTTGGGCAGCGCGACCTTCAGCACGCCGTCAGAGTAATTGGCGCTGACGCGGTCGGCGACGATGTTGTTCGGCAGACTGAAGCTGCGCTCGAACTTGCCGTAGCTGCGCTCGACGCGTATGAAGTTGTCCTTCTCTTCATTCACCACGCGGCGCTTCTCGCCCGAAATGGTAAGCACGTTGTTGTTCAGCGTGATGGTGATGTCCTCTTCACGCATTCCGGGAAGTTCGGCGTGAATCTCATAGGAATCGGAATTTTCGGCGATGTCCACATCGGGAGCCCAGCTCCGCATGATGCCGCCGCGATTCCAGCCCATCATGTCATTCAGGACTTCGTCCAGATTCGGGAACGGGTAGTTCTGTTCCACATTGCGCGGGATGTACTTGGTGATCTTCATGGTTGTCTCCTGAGATATTTGGTTAAGTTGTTTGCTTGGTTCTGCCTTCGTTGGCATGTTCACTGACCCATAAGGCAAGCGTAATGCCAGTAACATAAATTACTGTTTATAGAAAAATTATCTGAATTCTCGCGCTTGATTTCTCTGCAAAGTTGGCGGAGGCATCTGCCAGAATGATAGGGCTTATGACATTCTGGCAGGCATGTGTCAGAGTCGCATGAGGTTGCATATTCACAAGCGAGTGGCTATCTTGACAGATTGGAACCGCACTTGGAGTTTCCTCACACACCCCGCGTAGCACCATGATTTCAAAGAAGCTCTGCCCCCACTGCCTCAAAGTCATCTC
Encoded here:
- a CDS encoding DinB family protein; the protein is MNELASHLKQIQKAFEGDAWHGPSLMEALDGVDAHIAKRHWIDGVHTIWELALHTVAWKRAVTKWIEGDDSIRVADDENFPHPEQGDTAEWQHVLNQLRVAQAELLTTVSHFTNEKLYQNPPGRETVYSDYIFGIVHHDLYHAGQIMLIKRAAEKEIQRSGMK
- a CDS encoding helix-turn-helix domain-containing protein; protein product: MPNEEYLTTAEAAKLLKVSRGTVCLLAREGRLPALRVGKQWRIPHEAPELWMYRQKQAAVRNAKTTTQRSAARAKRSGFDDLLKLAAPIKLRNRP
- a CDS encoding PIN domain-containing protein; the protein is MLKCIDTSILLAATDTTHPLHARAAKYLKNCAGDPWVTCVCYESLLRWCDVITSSEHCAAPLKPLVVQGALDAMLKRREPLVLYGDEQILRRALKLSDRHAALKDHLHEAHVAATAMAHGVNTIVTADSAPYISIRDLTVENPFETLFA
- a CDS encoding alpha/beta hydrolase — encoded protein: MANWFEVSNFGFQEFSAGGVRTFAVVEGQQSAFPIVLLHGTPAASFIWSTTIAAIGRSRRCIALDLPGWGRSLERNGRPQLVLSRESLRKWLSDVVQAQQIQEFDLLGIGDGALLALEYLQAEPQRIRRLGLINTPLKAGANRRLIWPWQKPGWRAARLQSWIERDSGLPEKTRQAIEPQFRELLSGGWHAERSPEFPVQEFRSGFAGYKRCLREFKGETLLAWGANYCSYDEGQAADFAQGREAILWQEAGNFPMWEQPEAYLAEIVEFFRA
- the lat gene encoding L-lysine 6-transaminase, which encodes MSHITPQNVHETLSKYMLADGFDLVFDLEKSHGSYFYDSRHNRKFLDLFSFFASSPVGFNHPRLTSPQMIEKLGKLAVNNITNSDLYTVEMAEFVDTFFKIAIPPQFKHSFFVAGGALGIENALKAAMDWKVRKNFAKGYRREIGNQVMHFEECFHGRTGYTISMTNTADPNKYKYFAKLDWPRVLNPKLRFPLTEGHLEEVERKERIAIAQIKQHFHERRDEICAIILEPIQGEGGDNHFRPEFLKKLRMLANENDAMLIYDEVQTGVGLTGKMWAWQHFDAEPDMFCFGKKSQVCGFIAGPRIDEVEDNVFNVSSRINSTWGGNLIDMYRFKTYLEIIHDENLVAHAAKTGESALFMLQQLSDDYPTMISNVRGRGLMCAFDLPNPSLRNRMVDALYEHGVCMLPSGTHSIRFRPPLNISESEVAEGVDVIRKCAGEILEQVQLQPA
- the rsmI gene encoding 16S rRNA (cytidine(1402)-2'-O)-methyltransferase, which encodes MTEEQAAQFPTGSLAVVATPIGNLGDLSFRAVETLKRADLLLCEDTRHSKRLLDRYQIQVPTTSYGAHNLKSKLAWVLEQLGQTKRVALISDAGTPGISDPGTMLVSAVLAAGYEVFTVPGPAALIPALVLSGMRTDRFVFEGFLPHKKGRQTRLKLLASEPRTIVLYESVHRIQKTLAELQEYLGNRRVAVCRELTKLHEEIVRGSLSDAIAHFEKHEPRGEFVVVVAGTDDSSPDVDD
- the lgt gene encoding prolipoprotein diacylglyceryl transferase, with protein sequence MYPELFKIGPFVLHSYGLMLALAFGFGIWIASKRAPQRGISGSTVMDVSVASLLFGLAGGRIAYVITHWEEFEDRWIDIVSPIQSDGTIGIAGLVLLGGVVAGFGGAYWMTRRRGARFLTLTDIMIPSLALGIAFGRIGCFLNGCCFGTECHAPWGVEFPTSSLAGSVFPHMSIHPTQLYEALAMLALFGFLLWRDRVPLREGVLTGWFLALYGLWRYYVEGLRWYESGMVFGQLGAHRITFSRIISVLMVVAGIYLIRRKSAEAKTPRAD
- the tmk gene encoding dTMP kinase, with the protein product MLISFEGIDGSGKSTQLTLTEAWLTGLGYDVLLTREPGGTDAGEAIRKLLLDPGSHLTARAEFLLYSASRAQLVEQVLLPHLRTPRAVALVDRYADSSTAYQGAGRKLGVEPVEAVNEFATGNLLPDLTLYLDVDYETSIARRATAGGAPDRLEQNPREFFEAVRAGYLDLCSRHPDRVVRIDARRGEEEVFSQVRAAISARLPN
- a CDS encoding S41 family peptidase — translated: MKRRLILLLISLLPLAAVAEVRPMSADELYARIHHNMGLFGDIFREISIRYVDQVDPNEFMRAGIEGMLRTLDPYTVYIPEEDTDDLDVITYGKYGGVGLEIGVRGEDKVLTVISAMEDSPAQRVGIRSGDRVIAVDGNSTKGMSTREASRYLRGEPNSLVSLTIERTGTPEPIEFVLTRQIIDIKDVPYSGFIEPGIGYIKLAHFSTRAQSELDEALVDLQSKGMKALVLDLRGNPGGLMNAAVGVLQKFLDKGEVVVSTKGRTPDANRTFKLGSDPVAKSVPLAVLVDGGSASASEIVAGAIQDLDRGVLIGEPTFGKGLVQSVISFETGEALKLTTAKYFTPSGRLIQKVDYFGEDDSSSVVQPLDEVPDSGYVTRNGRKVEGGGGIVPDILVETPQPGQLGVELWRQGKFFDFVTEYMADSPELSDASVSDEMLEQFRNWLVEKGFSYAADGEKELLSLREILADFDLAENAEADFAHLEYYLELVRDRDFDMEHEFIRSSLSTELANSLYGSAGRIEASFDHDPQILRAVEVLKNNVEYDKLLAVTDTTNQSRE
- a CDS encoding sulfite exporter TauE/SafE family protein, with the protein product MESYLILFAVGVFVGVLGGYLGIGGALVITPVLLAMSAADKIPETVRYPLVFSSTLFAILGTSISAGWTYARAGRVYWRGFRVLSILVLLFSFAGSSLAARSSPDVLRTVFGLFALLSAGILISPLKGHPGGEFHFHVLPFAILGAATGFLSAYIGVAGGVLMVPVLLFMIKLPPELAVGTSSMVGVVTSLAGMLGYVYNGWNVAELPAGSIGYVYPAYALPILLGTLVGGPFGSKLNQSSSVRLFRWLFAAYLVFIAVRMLWPQ
- a CDS encoding phosphoribosylaminoimidazolesuccinocarboxamide synthase, giving the protein MQTLDLKLIGRGKVRDIYEYDDRHLVFVTSNRVSAFDVVLPTPIPNKGTVLNRLTTFWMQKFSHLCGNHIAGQDFSGFAREFAASLPGTAAGQVEVVKKAEMLPVECVVRGFITGSGWKDYQKTGAVCGHKLPEQLRHCEQFPEPLFTPATKATSGHDENIDFARMKDIVGTELAVKLRDLSMQVYSEGRDYAKQRGILIADTKFEFGLIDGELVLCDEVLTPDSSRFWPADEYEPGHDQRSYDKQIVRNYLETLGWDKSPPGPELPPEIVQQTAQAYEEIAAKLMA
- a CDS encoding Hsp20/alpha crystallin family protein, coding for MKITKYIPRNVEQNYPFPNLDEVLNDMMGWNRGGIMRSWAPDVDIAENSDSYEIHAELPGMREEDITITLNNNVLTISGEKRRVVNEEKDNFIRVERSYGKFERSFSLPNNIVADRVSANYSDGVLKVALPKAEEAKSRTIKVTK